In Poecile atricapillus isolate bPoeAtr1 chromosome 22, bPoeAtr1.hap1, whole genome shotgun sequence, a genomic segment contains:
- the SLC45A1 gene encoding proton-associated sugar transporter A: protein MIPPSAPSPVSDAALLSGVASQEVWRSPVPGYSGLPTRHISHRANNFKRHPKRRKHIRPSPPPPPNTPCPIDLVDFGDLQPQRSFLELLFNGCILFGLEFSYAMETAYVTPVLLQMGLPDQLYGMVWFISPILGFLLQPLLGAWSDRCTSRFGRRRPFILVLAVGALLGLSLMLNGKDIGSALSDTENNHKWGIILTVCGVVLMDFSADSADNPSHAYMMDVCSPVDQDRGLNIHALLAGLGGGFGYVVGGIHWDKTSFGKAVGGQLRVIYVFTSVVLTIATVLTLVSIPERPLKSSNRKKKVMKSPSLPLPPSPPFFFEDSVNENSASHNSAHLHASFTSPVSPMSPLTPKYGSFISRDNSLTGINEFASSFGTSNIDSVLIDCFTGGHNSYMTLPASLSRQPVSVSFPRVPDGCYHGSNGILEQGESSLTSGPDSDVLRVGSLDAIKPRSSGILKRPQTLAIPDAVTGHCPENNRRRNVTFSQQVANILLNGVKYESELNESSETSEQPLSVKLLCSTICHMPKALRNLCINHFLGWLSFEGMLLFYTDFMGEVVFQGNPKAPHNSDEYQKYNTGVTMGCWGMCIYAFSAAFYSAVLEKLEERFSTRTLYFVAYLAFGLGTGLATLSRNVYVLLSLCATYGILFATLCTLPYSLLCDYYQSREFVGSQAEGTRRGMGVDISLLSCQYFLAQILVALAMGPLTAAVGSASSAMYFSSLMSFLGCLFSSLCVTYELLPPEELPPAEEQRPLLPRARNE, encoded by the exons TGCACTCTTGTCAGGTGTGGCTTCTCAGGAGGTGTGGAGGTCACCAGTTCCAGGCTATTCTGGGCTGCCCACACGGCACATAAGTCACCGGGCCAACAACTTCAAGAGACAcccaaaaaggagaaaacacatCCGGCCCTCGCCGCCACCACCGCCAAATACTCCATGTCCTATTGATCTGGTTGACTTTGGGGATCTCCAGCCTCAGAGGTCTTTTTTGGAACTACTTTTCAATGGGTGCATTCTCTTTGGGCTTGAATTCAGCTATGCCATGGAAACAGCCTATGTCACGCCTGTGCTGCTCCAGATGGGGCTTCCAGACCAGCTGTATGGAATGGTGTGGTTCATCAGCCCTATATTAG ggtTTTTGCTACAGCCTTTGCTGGgagcctggagtgacagatgcACATCAAGATTTGGGAGGAGAAGACCTTTCATTCTGGTTTTAGCAGTAG GAGCATTGCTTGGGCTCTCACTTATGCTGAATGGCAAAGATATAGGGAGTGCCTTGTCTGACACTGAGAATAACCACAAATGGGGTATCATCCTTACGGTCTGTGGTGTTGTCCTCATGGACTTCAGTGCAGATTCAGCAGACAATCCCAGTCATGCCTACATGATGGATGTGTGCAGCCCAGTGGATCAAGACAGGGGCCTCAACATCCATGCTTTGTTAGCAG GTCTTGGAGGTGGCTTTGGTTATGTTGTTGGAGGAATACACTGGGATAAAACCAGTTTTGGAAAAGCTGTAGGAGGGCAACTTCGTGTCATCTATGTCTTCACCTCAGTTGTACTGACTATTGCTACTGTGCTGACTCTAGTTAGCATTCCAGAGAGACCATTAAAGTCCTctaacaggaagaaaaaggtgATGAAAAGTCCAagtcttcctctccctccttctccacctTTCTTCTTTGAGGACAGTGTAAATGAAAACTCTGCTTCTCATAACTCAGCTCACTTACACGCAAGTTTTACGAGTCCTGTTTCCCCCATGAGCCCACTCACGCCAAAATATGGGAGTTTTATCAGCAGAGACAATTCTTTGACGGGAATTAATGAGTTTGCATCATCCTTTGGGACTTCCAATATTGACAGTGTGCTTATAGACTGTTTTACAGGCGGGCATAATAGTTACATGACACTTCCAGCTAGTTTGTCCAGGCAGCCTGTCAGTGTCAGCTTTCCTCGGGTGCCTGATGGCTGTTACCATGGATCAAATGGAATTCTGGAGCAAGGGGAGAGCAGCTTAACATCAGGGCCTGATAGTGATGTGCTGAGAGTGGGATCACTGGATGCAATAAAGCCACGGTCATCGGGGATCTTGAAAAGACCTCAGACCTTGGCCATTCCAGATGCTGTAACAGGACACTGCCCAGAGAAtaacagaagaagaaatgtaACCTTCAGCCAACAG GTTGCTAATATCCTGCTGAATGGTGTGAAGTATGAGAGCGAGCTGAACGAATCGAGCGAGACCTCGGAGCAGCCCCTGTCTGTGAAGCTGCTTTGCTCTACCATCTGCCACATGCCCAAGGCTCTCCGGAACCTCTGCATCAACCACTTCCTAG GTTGGCTTTCATTTGAGGGGATGTTGCTCTTCTATACTGACTTCATGGGAGAAGTAGTGTTCCAAGGGAACCCAAAAGCACCTCACAACTCAGATGAATATCAGAAGTACAACACTGGGGTCACCATGGGCTGCTGGGGAATGTGCATCTATGCATTCAGTGCTGCTTTCTATTCAG CCGtgctggagaagctggaggAGCGCTTTAGCACACGGACACTGTACTTTGTGGCATATTTGGCCTTTGGGCTCGGCACGGGCCTGGCCACGCTCTCCAGGAACGTCTAcgtgctgctgtccctgtgcgCTACCTACGGCATTCTGTTCGCCACGCTCTGCACGCTGCCCTACTCCCTGCTCTGCGACTACTACCAGAGCCGAGAG TTCGTAGGCTCGCAGGCGGAGGGCACGCGGCGTGGGATGGGCGTTGACATCTCCCTGCTGAGCTGCCAGTACTTCCTGGCGCAGATCCTCGTGGCCTTGGCCATGGGGCCGCTGACAGCGGCCGTGGGCAGCGCCAGCAGTGCCATGTACTTCTCCAGCCTGATGTCCTTCCTGGGCTGcctcttctcctccctctgtGTCACCTACGAGCTGCTGCCCCCCGAGGAGCTGCCACCCGCCGAGGAGCAGCGTCCGCTCCTGCCCCGTGCGCGGAACGAATAA